The DNA region CTCTTTTATCTAAAATTGAATATATTATTGTTAATACTATTCCAAAAATATTCAAAGCACATGCCACCAAAAATGCATTCTGATAAGTACCGTATTGACGATATATGCTTCCCATAACAGTTGGTCCAAAATATCCAGCTATAGCAACACCAATAAACATTATTCCATAATTAACACTGTTATTTAATGTTCCAAATTTTGAAGCTGTAAATCCAGGGAAAACTCCCATAAATGAACCAAAACAAAGACCTACTATTGATATGGCAATATAGAATATCACATTAGTGCCTTCTCCTGATTTGTAAAGGCATAATAAACCTATTGCTCCAAGTACGCATGAAAAAGCTAATGTTAATATTCTTCCTATTTTGTCTGAAGAATAACCAGCTAAAATCCTTCCAAATACATTAAATAATGCTAATACAGATACTGCAGTACTAGCAGCAATAGCACTCATACCAACTAAATTCCTTGCAACTGCTGAAGCCTGAGAAGTAATCATCATTCCAGTAAAAGCTCCGCAAGTAAATAAAAGTATCATCACATAAAAGGCAGGAGTTTGAAGCATTCCTTTCCAATCTTTATTTACAGGAGCAGAATTTGATTTTTTCTTTTCTCTAGGAGTCCAACCATCTGGTATAAAGTTTGGAGGACATTTTTCTATAGTAAAAGAACAAAAAGCAAGTATAATACAAAAAGCTATACCAACAATTTTGAAAGCAGTAGGAGCATCAAATTTATTAACTATCGCAGTAACTATAGGAGGAAGAGCTACAGAACCAAAACCATATACTGCAGTGATAATACCGCCTACCAATCCGCTTTTATCTGGGAAGAATTTTATGCAGCTGCTTATTGCCGTACCATATGCCATTCCTAAACCAAGACCGCCTATTAATGCATAAGATACAATTAAAAATCCTACACTTGTAGCAAAACCAGAAAGAAGCATTCCAAGTCCCCACATCATTCCGCCTACAAACAAAACTTTTTTAGGTCCAAATTTATCATTAACCCAACCGCCGCTTATCATTGTGATAGGTCCTACACTATTAGCTATTGTATATACTATGGCTAAATCTGCAGAAGTTAATGTTTTTCCTAATATTCCAGATAAATATTCTGCCATAGGTGCTGCAAATACACTCCAAGTATAAATTGAGCCTAAACATAAATTGGCTAAACATACCACAAAAAGTATAAACCATCTCTTTTTTGTGTAATTCATAATTATACTCCTGTAAATTATTATTTATATAAAAACATTTATAAAATGTTATTCTTTTACTCTTTATAGTAAATTATTAATCTTTTTAATGTATACGAATGATAACATATATAATTAAACATGTCAATACATACATATAAGTTTGTATATGTTGCTTGATATGGATTTTTAGTTTTAATAGTGCTATAATAAATGCAATAATAAAAAAATAATTATTGGAGCGGTTTTTATGGGTGTATTAAAGTATGCTATTTTGGGACTTTTAAATCAAAAAAGCATGACGGGATATGATATTACAAAAGAATTTGAAGAGGCTTTGTGCGAATTTTGGAGTGCAAAACATAGCCAAATATATCCGGAATTAAAAAGTCTTAATGAACAGGGTATGGTAGAATATAAAATAGAAATATCAGGTAATGTATTAGAGAAGAAATTATATTCAATAACTGAGCTTGGTAAAAAAGACTTTATGAAATGGCTTGAATCAAAAATAGATATTCCTCCTACATTTAAAGATGAGTTTAGACTGCAGTTGTTTTTCTCAGATTTTTTATCAGACAAAAATAGAGAAGAATTAATAAAAAATCATCTTAATCAGCATAGAGATAGATTAGAGCATTTAAGAAACAACCAAAAAAAATTTGACTCTATTCCAGAAAAAAATACAAATGCTTTTAGTGACTATTTAGTATTGTTAGGAGCTATTATGCGTGAAGAGAATACTTGCAAATGGCTTGAGAAATGTTTAGAGTTATGTAATTCATAATATAAAAATATTAATTATAATTTATAAACTATTAAAATAAAAAGTACTTTACATATTGAAAATAATTCCGAGTAATATAATATAAAATACAAAAAAATTTTAAGAAAGACTATGACTATTTATATTATAGTATTTATTGTAGTATTTTCTATATTGCTTTTTATTGCAAGTAAAATACTTCCAAAATTGTATTCAAAATATGTCCAGTCCGATATGGATAGAGTAAATAATTATATAGCATCAGAAAAATATAATTTGGCAATAAAAAAACTAAGAGATATACTCTCAAAAAATAAATCACATAATAAATCTTATAAAATATATAAAATTATAGGCGATTGCTATTATAAAATGGGTGAATATCCTTTTGCTATAGTTGAATATAGACATGCAATAGATACTGGAGATAATTCTCCTGAAACAGTAATATCTTTAGGCAGGTCTTTAAATGCTATAGGAAGAAAAGAAGAATCATTAGCACAGTTTTTATCATTATTAAAATTGGGCGGAGAGTATAAAGTAAATGTATCTATAGAAATAGGTAAAATATACTATGATAATGGTCAATATAATACAGCTTTTCAATTTTTTGAGAATGCTTTAGAGAATGATTCTACAAATAAAGAGGCTTTAAAATATAAGGCATATTGTTATGTTAGTGCTGGTAACTATAATGAAGCTATAGTTATAATGAATGGTATTATTAACAAATATCCTAATGATCCTGCTTTGAATTATAATTTAGGACGTGCATATAAAGGAAAATTAGACTGCAAAAACGCTATTAAACATTATAAAATATCTAGCAAAGATAGAGAATATGCTATTAAATCATTGTATGAGATAGCTTTATGTTATATAGAATTGAATAATATAGAGTTTGCTATAAAATATTTGGAAATGGCTATTGCTTATGATGGTATTGATAGAGAATTGAATTTGGCTATATTATATCAATTGTCTGAATGCTACAGCAGAATGGAAAATCTTAATAAGGCTATAGAATACTTAGAAAATATAATTATAATAGACCCAAATTATAAAGATGCTAATAAGAAATTAAATGAATATAAAGAGTCAAGATATAGTGATAATATTAAAAACTTCTTTAAGCTAGATGAAAATGACTTTGCTGATTTGGCATTAAAAATAGTATCTTCTATGAATTTGATTCCATATTCATTAAAGACTACAGACAAGAAATATGTTATAATTTTCGCTAAAGATGGTAAGAGTGTTCATTCTACTAAAAAGATAGTATTTTTTAGAATGTCTTATAGTCCTATATTTAATGAAGAGCTTATACAGTTATATGATTATGCTGTTAATTCTAATATAGTTAATTCTGTGCTTGTAACTTGTGCTATGGCTACTCCTGATGCTATAAGATATGCTGCTATGTCTAGAATTGATATAGTTGGTATTAAACGTTTAGAAAACTTAGTAGAAAAATCTACATTTACAAGCGTTCCTGTTGGTATTACTAGGACTGAAGAAAAATTAGATTGGATTATATAATTTTATCTTATGAAAAAAGTTCAAGATTTTTTATTTTAAAAAAGCTAAAGAAGAAAACTATAAAGCTAGAAGTGTATTTAAATTGGAAGAGGCACAAAATAAATTTAAGTTTATTAAATCTTCTGATAATGTGCTTGATGTAGGGTGTTCTCCTGGTTCTTTTAGTCAATATATGCTTAATAAGATTATTAAAACGGGTTCTGTTGTGGGAGTGGATATACTTCCTAATAGCTTCTCTCATCAGAGATTTAAATTTATTCTTGGCGATATAAAAGAGATGGACGCTTCTACTTTTGATAATATAGAGTTTGATGTTGTTGTTAGTGATGCTATGCCTAATACTACTTCAGATAGAGAAACTAATCATTTGCGTTCTATTGGTTTATGCGAGAAGATATTTTATTTGGCAAAAGATGTTTTAAAAGATAACGGCAATTTTTTTATAAAGGTTTTTGATGGTAAAGATTTGCCTAATTTTAAAAAAGAGCTTAATGATTATTTTGATTCTGTAACAGTGTTTAAGCCAAAAAGTTCTAGAGATGAAAGCAGAGAAGTATTTTTATTTGCGAAGGGTTTTAAAAAGTTAAAAGGGTAGGCATAAAACCCACCCAATTTACAAAAAAATTATTATAAAGATTTAACTATGTCTTTAAGTTTATTTAAATCTTCAGCATTAGGGTGACCCATAGCATTTGAATGATTAGCTAATTTTCCTTCTATTACTTTTTTCTCATCATCAGTAGCAGCTTTAGCTAACATATTTTCAAGATTTTTTTTCTGACCTTCTATCCACTGACCTTGACAAGCATAAGTGCCAATTATTGTATTAGAAGAATCTATAAATGTTTTAGCAGGGTTAAGCATTTTATCATAATAAGCTTGATTATCTCCATAACCAACAGTCATGAATAAAAATACTTTTTTGTTTTTTAATTGTTTCCATAAATTTGCCAGCAGCCTCATCGCAAGTACCTTTGTAGCTTCCAGCACCAACAAATACTATATCAGAATCATTAACTTTAGCATTATCTACAGCA from Brachyspira pilosicoli P43/6/78 includes:
- a CDS encoding L-lactate MFS transporter, with amino-acid sequence MNYTKKRWFILFVVCLANLCLGSIYTWSVFAAPMAEYLSGILGKTLTSADLAIVYTIANSVGPITMISGGWVNDKFGPKKVLFVGGMMWGLGMLLSGFATSVGFLIVSYALIGGLGLGMAYGTAISSCIKFFPDKSGLVGGIITAVYGFGSVALPPIVTAIVNKFDAPTAFKIVGIAFCIILAFCSFTIEKCPPNFIPDGWTPREKKKSNSAPVNKDWKGMLQTPAFYVMILLFTCGAFTGMMITSQASAVARNLVGMSAIAASTAVSVLALFNVFGRILAGYSSDKIGRILTLAFSCVLGAIGLLCLYKSGEGTNVIFYIAISIVGLCFGSFMGVFPGFTASKFGTLNNSVNYGIMFIGVAIAGYFGPTVMGSIYRQYGTYQNAFLVACALNIFGIVLTIIYSILDKREKRANS
- a CDS encoding PadR family transcriptional regulator codes for the protein MGVLKYAILGLLNQKSMTGYDITKEFEEALCEFWSAKHSQIYPELKSLNEQGMVEYKIEISGNVLEKKLYSITELGKKDFMKWLESKIDIPPTFKDEFRLQLFFSDFLSDKNREELIKNHLNQHRDRLEHLRNNQKKFDSIPEKNTNAFSDYLVLLGAIMREENTCKWLEKCLELCNS
- a CDS encoding tetratricopeptide repeat protein, with translation MTIYIIVFIVVFSILLFIASKILPKLYSKYVQSDMDRVNNYIASEKYNLAIKKLRDILSKNKSHNKSYKIYKIIGDCYYKMGEYPFAIVEYRHAIDTGDNSPETVISLGRSLNAIGRKEESLAQFLSLLKLGGEYKVNVSIEIGKIYYDNGQYNTAFQFFENALENDSTNKEALKYKAYCYVSAGNYNEAIVIMNGIINKYPNDPALNYNLGRAYKGKLDCKNAIKHYKISSKDREYAIKSLYEIALCYIELNNIEFAIKYLEMAIAYDGIDRELNLAILYQLSECYSRMENLNKAIEYLENIIIIDPNYKDANKKLNEYKESRYSDNIKNFFKLDENDFADLALKIVSSMNLIPYSLKTTDKKYVIIFAKDGKSVHSTKKIVFFRMSYSPIFNEELIQLYDYAVNSNIVNSVLVTCAMATPDAIRYAAMSRIDIVGIKRLENLVEKSTFTSVPVGITRTEEKLDWII
- a CDS encoding SAM-dependent methyltransferase; protein product: MEEAQNKFKFIKSSDNVLDVGCSPGSFSQYMLNKIIKTGSVVGVDILPNSFSHQRFKFILGDIKEMDASTFDNIEFDVVVSDAMPNTTSDRETNHLRSIGLCEKIFYLAKDVLKDNGNFFIKVFDGKDLPNFKKELNDYFDSVTVFKPKSSRDESREVFLFAKGFKKLKG